The following is a genomic window from Litorimonas taeanensis.
TCAAAATGAATGCCTTGTTCCAAGGTCATATTGAACCCGGCATTGATAGTTTCTTTGGTAATCATGGCCACAGGCTGGCTCTGAGCCGCAATCTTGGAGGCAGCATCAAGCGCTGTTTCCATAAGGTCATCCAGCTTAACAATCCGGCTCACAAGGCCAGCACGTTCAGCCTCTTCGGCATCCATCATACGGCCCGTCAGGCAGAGATCCATGGCTTTGGCCTTACCCACAGCGCGCATAAGACGCTGCGTCCCGCCAATACCTGGCATAACACCTAAATTGATTTCAGGTTGTCCGAATTTTGCGGTTTCAGCGGCAATGATGAAGTCACACATCATTGCGATTTCACAGCCGCCGCCCAAAGCATAGCCTGCAACAGCGGCAATTATTGGTTTGCGAAAACGCTCAATCGCGCAGTGATTGGCTTCGAAAGGGTCATTCTTATATATGCTCAGATAATCATTATCTGACATCTCCTTAATATCCGCGCCGGCAGCAAATGCTTTATCGCTGCCTGTGAGGATAACGCAGCCAATGGCGTCATCTGATTCAAGTGCAGCTAAAGCCTGCGCCACTTCGCCCATCATTGCAGAGTTGAGCGCATTGAGCGCCTTGGGGCGGTCGAGCCGGATAATGGCGACGTGGCCGTCGCGGGTCAGGTCTATATTTTGATATGCCATAACGGTGTTTTCTCTCTATATTTAAGTCGCGGCTTCTATCGTGATTGAGGGGGTGCCGCAATGGGGAAGACAAGGCGCAAAGCCCCGAGGTCGCAATGCCTTATGCTTTTCCAACAGCGTATGTGTCATAGGGAGGATTTTCAAGAGAAGAAAAACGAGGTAGTTTTTAAGCGACTCTATAGAGTGTTATAGGCTTTATTTTTGACAGGGCCTGCAAAAGAATGAACTTCGACCGCTTTGAACGATACGCTTTATGGGAGTATTGCAAACGGGGCAGGGCTTACCTTCCCGTCCGTAAACATCGAATTGATGTTGGAAATATCCTAATTTTCCGTCTGTGTTTGAAAAGTCTTTCAAGCTACTCCCGCCAGCTTGGATTGCTTCGGATAAGACATCCTTGATATGAGCTGCAAGGGCGTCAGTTTCTCTTACGCTCAGGCGCCCTGCGGCGCGTCGCGGTGAAATAAGGGCGCGAAACAAAGCTTCGCAAACATAAATATTACCAAGGCCTGCAACCACGCGTTGGTCGAGTAAGGCGGCTTTGATCTTAGATTTTTTCCCGCGTAGAGCCTCCCGAAGGACAGGCCCGTTAAATTGATTAGAGAGAGGCTCTGGTCCAATATGGTCAAGGCGGTAATCTTCACCATTGGCGGCGAGTTCCATGAATCCAAATCGTCTAGGGTCATTGAATATTATTATGGCGCCATTATCCATCTCGAATATGACGTGATGGTGTTTTGGATTCGCCTTATGGGCGTGAACCAGATCAGGCGTGTTTTGGTGATCGATGATAAACCGCCCACTCATGCCCAGATGCATGAACAGTCTCTCACCTGATGAGAGATCAGCTTGCAAAAACTTTGCCCGCCGAGAAAGCCGGGTGAGTCTTTGACCTTCTATCCTTGCAACGAAATCAGGATGAAAAGGAAAGCGAAGGTCTGGACGATTTAGAGTAACGCTACAAAAAACAGCCCCTTCCATAACGGGGTATAGCCCTCGGCGGACCGTTTCGACTTCGGGAAGTTCAGGCATAACCCCGGGCCCGGTCAGCCAAGATGACTGACCCGTTTTGTGGGGCGGTTTTAGATTGCTTATTTATGCCGCAGGGCCTGTGCTGACAGCAACCATAGCGGCCCGCAAAGTACGATCACCGATTTTAAAGCCCGTCTGCATTACATTTGCGACATTACCCTTTTCTTCATCAGAGGGAATATTGGCTACAGCTTGATGCACATTGGGGTCAAATTTTGACCCCACACCCGGCACAGCTTTAACACCATGACGCGATAATACCATGATGAGGTCTTTTTCTGTTAGCTCAATCCCTGCCACGAGATTTTTAGCATTCTCACCAAGTTCATCCTTATTTGTGCCTTCGAGGGTTAAGAGCGCCCGAGAAAGATTGTCGTGAACAGAGAGGATGTCTTGAGCAAAGCGTTCAATTCCAAATGTTTTTGCAGCAGCTACTTCGCGTTCCGCGCGTTTTTTGACATTTTCAGCATCTGCCATAGAGCGAAGGGCTTGGTCTTTTAAATTAGCAAGTTCCGCCTCTAGTTCTTGGATGCGGGCGATAGCGGCGGCCCCAGCGTCAGGGGCGTCAGCATTAATGCCTGCGTTTTCAAGGCTAGCTTTAATCTCTTCCTCAGTCGCTTGAGCGTCTTTAGCGGCTTGAGCGGCGGCGGCACGATTGCCCATGCCTTTCGTTGCGTTGTCAATTTCAGCTTGAAGTGCGTCAAGTTCGGCTTCGGTGGGCATATCACCCATGCCTTTGATATTGGGCATTGTTGGTTTTTTCGGGTCAGACATTCTGGCTCTCTTTACGCTTTTGTTTTGCGTGGGTGTATCACTGTGTTCAAAGGGCTATGTATTGATAGTTTATGCTTTATTCAACCAACGACCGACGAGTTGTGCAGTATAATCCACCATTGGTATAACGCGAGCATAATTTAGTCGTGTTGGACCAATAACGCCGACCGCGCCAAGAATATTCTGTTTGGCATCACGGTAGGGGGCAATGACTAAGCTAGACCCAGATAAAGAAAATAACGGGTTTTCTGTACCGATAAAAATCTTCACGCCATCTGCTTGTTCTGTTCGGTCCAGCAGGGCGATGAGTTCCTCTTTTCGCTCTAAATCTTCGAACAATAGCCGGATGCGCTCAAGATCTGTTTGCGCTTCTAAGTTATCAAGAAGTTGCGCTCGACCGCGAACAATTAGGGCGCGTTTGCTCTCGGCCCCATCGTCTTGACCAGACCAGGTTGCGAGGCCTTGTTCAATAAGGCTGGCCGCAGAGGCATCAATTTGGGCATGGCCTTGGGCTATTTCCTCAAGGATATCTGCGCGGGCTTCTTCGAGTCGACGGCCTTTTAAGCGGGCAGAGAGGAAGTTTCCGGCGCGCTCTAATGAGGCCGGAAGCAAACCTTCAGGGCGAGGCATCAGACGGTTTTCAATGTGGCCATCTTCGAAAACAAGAACGACTAAGGCTTGTCCATTGTCAAGCGCAACAAATTCTACATGGCGCAAAGGCGAGGATAATTGTGATTGTGGGCATAGGACTAATCCTGCGCCGCCAGCGAGCCCCGCGAGCATACCGCTAGCTTGTTCTAAAAACCGATCAGGTGATTGATTTGAGCCTGCTAGGCGAGCTTCTAGATTGGCTTGCTCTGTTTTCCCGAGGTCGCCAATTTCTAATAAGCCGTCCACAAAAAGCCGTAACCCCGCCTGTGTAGGAATTCGCCCTGCGCTGACATGGGGCGAGGCCAGTAATCCAAAGCGGCTTAATTCGGCCATGGTGTTCCGAATTGTAGCGGGCGATAGATTTTGACCACTGGAAAGAGCAAGGGTTTTTGAACCTACAGGGGCTCCAGACTCAAGATAGCTTTCTACAATATCCCGAAAAACTCTACGAGCGCGGCTGTCGAGATCCGAAAGCGAAAAATGTGGAGCGGGTGCTGTCATAACCCCCTTAATGTGGGGGATTATGAGCGAAGTTCAATCTCTTTTCATCCTGTTGCTATAGCTTTTATATAAATTTTAGCCTAGGCGGCGGCAGAGGCTGTAAGGGCCTCAAATCCGTTTTTTAAGTCTGCGATGATATCATCGATATTTTCTAGGCCAATTGATAAACGAATAAGCCCGTCACTAATGCCGTGATGCTCTCGTTCCTCGGGGGTGTATGTGGAGTGAGTCATACTGGCAGGGTGTTGAATAAGTGACTCTGCGTCGCCCAGCGATACTGCACATTGAATGAGGTTTAACTTATTGATAAATTGACGCCCAGCCTCCAATCCGCCTCTCAACTCAAAAGCAATCATGCCGCCAAAGCTTTGCATTTGTTTTTTTGCGAGCGGTCGTTGTTCAAAGCTTTCAAGCCCGGGATACCAAACTTTGGATATCTCAGGAGAACGCTCTAGCATCTGCGCGGCAATCATAGCGCTTGAAGAGTGACGTTCCATACGTAGCTCTAATGTTTTTAATCCGCGCATAATCAACATAGCTGTAAAAGGACTCATGACCGCACCCGTCATATCTTTTAGTCCCATCAACCGAACGCGCTCCATCATCTCTTGTGTTCCGATAATCATGCCTGCGACGAGATCCCCGTGGCCGCCGAGATATTTGGTCGCAGAGTGAACCACGATATCTGCCCCGAGTTTTATGGGCTGTGTAATATAGGGGGTGGCATAGGTATTATCGACAAGGGTCAATATGTTGTTGGCTTTGGCAATCTTTGACACCTGCGAAATATCGACAAGACGCATATTGGGGTTTGCGGGCGTTTCAAAATAAACGATTTTTACGTTCTTATTTATTGCGCCGCGTAAATTATCAACATTTGTTAAATCGACATGCGTAATCGTGACGCCAAATTTTGCGAGACCGTGATGCAGAAATGAAAACGTACAGCCATAAAGTGTTTTGTCGACGATAATCTCATCCCCAGCTTTCAGCAAGGTCCAGAGGGTTGAAGTGATAGCTCCAATTCCAGAACCTACAGCAATCGCCGCTTCGCCTCCCTCTAATGAGGCCATACGTTCCTCTAAAATGGAAAGCGTAGGGTTTGAGATCCGTGAGTAGACATGCCCGTCTTGCTCTCCCGCAAACATCGCTCCGCCTGTTTCAGCGGTTTCAAAAGCATAGGTCGAGGTGAAATGCACTGGCGGGGTTAGGGCGCCCTGATGTTCCAGTGGGTTATAACCCTGATGAATTGCGCGGGTCGCAAAGCCATGATTGTCGTTTGCCATATTATGCCTTTGATTAGGTATTTGAAGGCAGTATATCCTATAGATAAAAGCATTTGCTTGTTAATGTTGCCGATATTAACGAGTAGATTGATAGATAATGCTAATAAGGGGCGAAAATGGACAGTAAAGATCGACAAATCATTCGCGCCCTACAAAGTGATGGCCGAATGACAAATCAGGATTTAGCGGAAAAGGTGAATCTGTCTCCATCACCCTGTTTACGCAGGCTACGTAATTTGGAGAAGTCTGGCATTATTTCTGGTTATAGTGTGGATGTGGATTCTGTGGCATATGGTCTACCCGTTACGGTATTTGTGCGCGTTCAATTAGACAAACACACCGAAGACGTAGTTCAAAACTTTGAAGCGCAAATTAGTAAAATAGACCATGTCTTGGAATGTTACATGATGACAGGTCGAGCTGATTATTTATTAAAAGTTATCGTAGCGGACCTGAATGACTATGAGGGTTTTGTTCGGCGAGCCCTTCACCCAATTGGGGGGATCGGGTCCATTGATACAAGCTTTGCCTATGGCGTTGTAAAGAAAACGAGTGTGTTCCCAAGATTACACCAAAATCAACATATGGATTAAACCTAAGTAGAAAACAGAGAGTTTTAGGAATAGCGTGATAGACCATGTGGGTGTGTAGCGACTCTAAACTGAATATTTAAATGGAATTTTTTATGATGAAATCAAAATGGTTGTTGGGCGCGGCGTTTATTGGCCTTTCTGCGGCGGGGCTAAATGGCTGTAACGCAACGGAGAAAACAGAAGGTGAGTCGGTTTCAACGTCAGAGTTTAAACTTCAATATGAAAAATTCACTTTGGATAATGGACTAGAGGTTATCCTTTCGGTTGATAAATCAGACCCAATTGTTGCGGTTACGACAGTCATTCATTCGGGTAGCAACCGAGAAAAACCAGGCCGAACAGGCTTTGCCCATTTTTTTGAACATATGGCTTTTAACGATTCTGAAAATGTGCCTCGAGGCTGGAATCGCAAAGCTATTCCTGAGTGGGGCGGTCAAAGAAATGGCGGCACTTGGAGCGATGGGACGATTTATTATGAAGTCGTGCCCAAAGATGCCTTTGATAAAATTCTTTGGATAGACAGTGACCGCTTGGGGTACATGATTAACACTGTAACCCAAGCCGCGCTAGACAGGGAAAAGCAAGTCGTAAAAAATGAAAAACGCGAACGTGTCGATAATGCCGCTTATGGATATACGGGCGAAGTTATTCGAAAAAACCTTTATCCCGAGGGCCACCCTTATAGTTGGACCGTCATTGGGTCCTTGCCTGATTTACAGGCTGCAACTCTTTCAGATTTGAAAGAGTTTTACGCTGATAATTACGGGCCCAATAATGCGACTTTATCCATTGTCGGCGATATAGATTTGGCAGAAACAAAACAGAAGGTGAAGCAATGGTTCGGAGAAATTCCGCGCGGCAAAGATGTGGAACCACTCCCCCCGATGCCTGTTATTTTAAATACAGAGAAACGTTTCTATTTTGAAGATAATTTCGCCAAATTGCCAGAGCTCCGCCTAACCTTCCCGACTGTTGAATCGACCCATAAAGACGAAACAGCACTTATGATTTTAGGGCAAATTCTTGCTGGTAGTAAAAACTCTGCCCTTTTTCGCCAAATCGTGGAGCGGGACAAACTTGCCCCCAGTGTGGGTGCTTATAATAATAGCATGGAGATTGCAGGCGAGTTTGTTTTCCGTATTCGCGCTAAAGCAGGCGTAGATTTAGATGCGGTTTATGAATCTTTACAGACCGCGCTAGCCACATTCGAAGCGAATGGCGTCGACGCTAAAGATTTGCAGAGAATTAAGGCTGAGCAGGAAACTATTCTTTATAACCGTGTTGCCACTGTTTTGGGCAAAGGGCGTCAATTGGCTCAAGGCAATGAGTTTGCAGGGAATCCAGCCTATGTCGAAACAGAAGCCAAGATGATTCAGGAGGTTACCGCCGAAGATATTCAGTCTGTATATATTAAATATATTAAAAACCGTCCGTCCATAATGACAAGTTTTGTCCCGAAGGGTCAGGTGGATCTGGCTTTGGAGGAGTCAGAACGCGCGCGTGTATGGATCGAAGAGGTTACTGAGGGCAAAGCGAATGAAGAGGTGTCTTCTGGCGAGATAGGAGAGTTTGAGAAAACTCTAACAAAATTTGACCGATCGGAACCACCATTTGGTGATCTGCCATTAATTCAAATGCCGCAAATATGGCAGGCCGAGATGAATAACGGGATGAAACTATTCGGCATTGAAAATGATGAAACGCCTTTAGTTAACTTTGACGTGACATTTTCAGGGGGCAGTTGGGGTGAGGCACCCAGTAAGTCAGGGGCGCTTGCACTTTTAACACGCTTAATGAATGAAGGAACAAAAACGAAAACAGCGGCAGAGTTAGAGCAGTCAATTGGATTGTTGGGTTCTGGTATTGATGTGTCCTCAGGCCGCGAAGAAAGCCGCATAACGGTTACGACATTAGCCAGAAATTTTGAACCAACGTTAAAATTAGTCGAAGAGATGATATTGCAACCAAGGTTTGAAGCCGAGGAGTTCGAACGTGTCAAATCCGCGACGCTAACGGCTCTTAAGGGAAGAGAAGGTAACTCCCGCGCGATTGCGGGGCAGGTTTTCAACCAGTTAATTTATTCGGAATCTCATCCTATGGGGCGACCTCTCAGCGGTAGCCAGGCCAGTGTTGCTGCGTTGACTTTAGATGATATGAAGGCCGCTCACGCCGCTTTACTATCCTCTCAAATCACAGTGCACATTGCTGGAGATATTGCGCCGATTGCCGCACAGACAGCTCTGGCGCCATTCGCTGAAAAGCTTAGTAATGGCGTCATAGGGTATAAAAAAGAGGATATTCCAGACCAAGTTAACGAAGGAAA
Proteins encoded in this region:
- a CDS encoding enoyl-CoA hydratase, coding for MAYQNIDLTRDGHVAIIRLDRPKALNALNSAMMGEVAQALAALESDDAIGCVILTGSDKAFAAGADIKEMSDNDYLSIYKNDPFEANHCAIERFRKPIIAAVAGYALGGGCEIAMMCDFIIAAETAKFGQPEINLGVMPGIGGTQRLMRAVGKAKAMDLCLTGRMMDAEEAERAGLVSRIVKLDDLMETALDAASKIAAQSQPVAMITKETINAGFNMTLEQGIHFERRLFQSLFSTQDQKEGMAAFIEKRKPHFKNK
- the mutM gene encoding bifunctional DNA-formamidopyrimidine glycosylase/DNA-(apurinic or apyrimidinic site) lyase, whose protein sequence is MPELPEVETVRRGLYPVMEGAVFCSVTLNRPDLRFPFHPDFVARIEGQRLTRLSRRAKFLQADLSSGERLFMHLGMSGRFIIDHQNTPDLVHAHKANPKHHHVIFEMDNGAIIIFNDPRRFGFMELAANGEDYRLDHIGPEPLSNQFNGPVLREALRGKKSKIKAALLDQRVVAGLGNIYVCEALFRALISPRRAAGRLSVRETDALAAHIKDVLSEAIQAGGSSLKDFSNTDGKLGYFQHQFDVYGREGKPCPVCNTPIKRIVQSGRSSFFCRPCQK
- the grpE gene encoding nucleotide exchange factor GrpE, which gives rise to MSDPKKPTMPNIKGMGDMPTEAELDALQAEIDNATKGMGNRAAAAQAAKDAQATEEEIKASLENAGINADAPDAGAAAIARIQELEAELANLKDQALRSMADAENVKKRAEREVAAAKTFGIERFAQDILSVHDNLSRALLTLEGTNKDELGENAKNLVAGIELTEKDLIMVLSRHGVKAVPGVGSKFDPNVHQAVANIPSDEEKGNVANVMQTGFKIGDRTLRAAMVAVSTGPAA
- the hrcA gene encoding heat-inducible transcriptional repressor HrcA; translated protein: MTAPAPHFSLSDLDSRARRVFRDIVESYLESGAPVGSKTLALSSGQNLSPATIRNTMAELSRFGLLASPHVSAGRIPTQAGLRLFVDGLLEIGDLGKTEQANLEARLAGSNQSPDRFLEQASGMLAGLAGGAGLVLCPQSQLSSPLRHVEFVALDNGQALVVLVFEDGHIENRLMPRPEGLLPASLERAGNFLSARLKGRRLEEARADILEEIAQGHAQIDASAASLIEQGLATWSGQDDGAESKRALIVRGRAQLLDNLEAQTDLERIRLLFEDLERKEELIALLDRTEQADGVKIFIGTENPLFSLSGSSLVIAPYRDAKQNILGAVGVIGPTRLNYARVIPMVDYTAQLVGRWLNKA
- a CDS encoding methionine gamma-lyase, coding for MANDNHGFATRAIHQGYNPLEHQGALTPPVHFTSTYAFETAETGGAMFAGEQDGHVYSRISNPTLSILEERMASLEGGEAAIAVGSGIGAITSTLWTLLKAGDEIIVDKTLYGCTFSFLHHGLAKFGVTITHVDLTNVDNLRGAINKNVKIVYFETPANPNMRLVDISQVSKIAKANNILTLVDNTYATPYITQPIKLGADIVVHSATKYLGGHGDLVAGMIIGTQEMMERVRLMGLKDMTGAVMSPFTAMLIMRGLKTLELRMERHSSSAMIAAQMLERSPEISKVWYPGLESFEQRPLAKKQMQSFGGMIAFELRGGLEAGRQFINKLNLIQCAVSLGDAESLIQHPASMTHSTYTPEEREHHGISDGLIRLSIGLENIDDIIADLKNGFEALTASAAA
- a CDS encoding Lrp/AsnC family transcriptional regulator, with the translated sequence MDSKDRQIIRALQSDGRMTNQDLAEKVNLSPSPCLRRLRNLEKSGIISGYSVDVDSVAYGLPVTVFVRVQLDKHTEDVVQNFEAQISKIDHVLECYMMTGRADYLLKVIVADLNDYEGFVRRALHPIGGIGSIDTSFAYGVVKKTSVFPRLHQNQHMD
- a CDS encoding M16 family metallopeptidase yields the protein MMKSKWLLGAAFIGLSAAGLNGCNATEKTEGESVSTSEFKLQYEKFTLDNGLEVILSVDKSDPIVAVTTVIHSGSNREKPGRTGFAHFFEHMAFNDSENVPRGWNRKAIPEWGGQRNGGTWSDGTIYYEVVPKDAFDKILWIDSDRLGYMINTVTQAALDREKQVVKNEKRERVDNAAYGYTGEVIRKNLYPEGHPYSWTVIGSLPDLQAATLSDLKEFYADNYGPNNATLSIVGDIDLAETKQKVKQWFGEIPRGKDVEPLPPMPVILNTEKRFYFEDNFAKLPELRLTFPTVESTHKDETALMILGQILAGSKNSALFRQIVERDKLAPSVGAYNNSMEIAGEFVFRIRAKAGVDLDAVYESLQTALATFEANGVDAKDLQRIKAEQETILYNRVATVLGKGRQLAQGNEFAGNPAYVETEAKMIQEVTAEDIQSVYIKYIKNRPSIMTSFVPKGQVDLALEESERARVWIEEVTEGKANEEVSSGEIGEFEKTLTKFDRSEPPFGDLPLIQMPQIWQAEMNNGMKLFGIENDETPLVNFDVTFSGGSWGEAPSKSGALALLTRLMNEGTKTKTAAELEQSIGLLGSGIDVSSGREESRITVTTLARNFEPTLKLVEEMILQPRFEAEEFERVKSATLTALKGREGNSRAIAGQVFNQLIYSESHPMGRPLSGSQASVAALTLDDMKAAHAALLSSQITVHIAGDIAPIAAQTALAPFAEKLSNGVIGYKKEDIPDQVNEGKVFFIDVPGSKQSVITIGKLSVATTHPEANKLDFTNEKLGGGISGDFGQVLRIEKGYTYGASSGVPGGTVAQPWRARTSVRANATKASLEIMRDMIRDYGPSFDESDAEIVKQKVVKAKTRAFESLGAKLGTLRVISKYNKSNRYVEEEQEELLAMPVQEFKNMAEKYLDESKMTYLIVGDKATQFSPVQTFAAESGKGDVVELDIFGDIVEN